The Shinella zoogloeoides genome contains the following window.
CGGCGCGGAGGCCATCGTGCTCTCGCTCGGCGTCGATACGTTCGAAAAGGACCCGATCTCCTTCTTCAAGCTCACCTCGCCGGATTACATCACCATGGGCCGGGCGGTCGCGGCGAGCGGCCTTCCCGTGCTCGTCGTCATGGAAGGCGGTTACGGCGTGCCGGAAATCGGCCTCAACGTCGCCAACACACTGAAGGGCATTGCGGGCTGACCCGGGTCCAGCATCAATTTCATTGAAGCAAGGCGTCACGATTATCCATTTGCCGGGTGGCTGACCCTCCTCTAGGACTGGGCGCCGGAGGAGGCCCCATGGCAGAACAACAGGTTTTATCGCAGCAGAACAATGCGGGTCTCGCCTCCGGCGTCCTGCTCTGCTTCGCCTCCATGTCGTGCATCCAGTTCGGCGCGGCCTTCTCCGCGACGGCCATCGATGCCTACGGTCCTTCGACCACGACCTTCCTGCGCCTCGTCATGGCGGCGGCGGTGCTGGCGCTGATCGTGCGCCCGCCCATGCGCTCCTACAGCCGTGAACAGTGGAAGAGCGCTCTCCAGCTCGGCGCGACCATGGCGGCGATGACGCTGTTCTTCTTCGCTGCTATCGACCGTATTCCGCTCGGCCTTGCCGTGGCGATCGAGTTCCTCGGGCCGCTCGCCGTCGCCACCTTCTCGCTCGGCGGCGGGTGGAGGCTGGTCTGGCCGCTGGCGGCCTTCGCCGGCGTCGCGCTGCTTTCCCATGACGGGAAGGGCTGGATCGGCGATCCGGTCGGGGTGCTCTTCGCCTGCGGTTCCGGCGTCGGCTGGGGCGCCTACATCGTCCTCATGAAGAAGGCCGGCAAGGCTTTCCGCGGCCTCGAGGGCCTTTCCATGTCGCTGATCGTGGCGGCCGTCGTGGCCATACCCTTCGGCCTGCCGCGCGCGCACGAGGCGATGAACCCGGAGGGGCTGGCCATGATGCTGGGCCTTGCCCTGCTGGTGCCGCTGCTGCCCTATGCGCTGGAGATGACGGCGCTGCGCCGCATGCCCATGTCGGCCTTCGGCATCCTGATGAGCCTGGAGCCGGCGCTCGGCGCGCTGGCCGGCTTCCTCGTGCTGAGCCAGCCGATGACGCCGCTGCAGATGCTCGGCACGGCGCTGGTGGTCGCGGCGAGCGCCGGCGTCACGACCAGCGGAAAGGGCGATGGCTAGCAAAGAGCGGCCCCTTTCATGTTCCTGCCGCAATCGCTAGGTTGAAGCAGAAGCATCGATATTTCCGGGGACCATCCATGTACAAGAAAGCCGTGATCGTCGCGTTAGCCGCGACCTATCTCTCCGCCTGCACGACGACCGATCCCTATACGGGCGAGCAGAAGGTCTCCAACACGGCCGGCGGCGCGGCCATCGGCGCGGGCGTGGGTGCCGTCGCCGGTCTGCTGATCGGCAACAATCCGGTCCAGCGCCGCAATGCGGCCCTCATCGGCGCCGGTGTCGGCGCGCTCGCCGGCGGCGCGGTCGGCAACTACATGGACAGGCAGGAAGCGGAACTGCGCGCGCAGCTTCAGGGCACCGGCATCTCGGTCACCCGCGACGGCGACCGCATCATCCTCAACATGCCCTCGAACGTCACCTTCGCGACGGGCGACGACCGGGTCAGCCCGGACTTCTACCCGACGCTCGATTCCGTCGCCATCGTGCTGCGCAAGTTCGACCGCACGCTGATCGACGTGGACGGCCATACCGATTCGGTCGGCAACGCCGCCTTCAACCAGGATCTGTCCGAGCGCCGCGCCAATTCGGTCGCCAACCATCTCGCCTCGCGCGGGATCGACCAGCGCCGCATGTCCACCATGGGCTATGGCCTGGAGCGTCCCATCGCCTCCAACGCGACGGAATCCGGCCGCGCGCAGAACCGCCGCGTCGAAATCGCGATCTCGCCGCTCAGGCAGTGATTGCCGCTCACGCGCGGTTTTTCATCGGGTCGTCGTCGGCCGGGTTGTAGAAGAGCGAGAGCACCAGGCTCTTCGCGATCCGCTCGGCCGTCGCCATGAACCACGCCTTCGCCTCCGGCGAGGGCGCGATATCGTCCAGCGTGGCGGAGAAGAGGCCGAGCCAGGTCTCGAAAAGCGGCGGGCTGATGCCCTGAACGCCCTGATGCGCCATGACGGGCTTGCCGCCATAGCCGCCGTCCTTGAAGGCGACGGCGGACCAGAAGCGCTTCATCGTCTCCATATGCTCCGGCCAGCGGCCCTGTAGCCGGCCGTCGAAGACCGGGCCGAGCTCCGGATGCGCCCGCACGCGGCCGTAGAAGGTTTCCACCAGCAGCGGAATGAAATCGGCGGTGATGCCGATGGCGTGCATCTCCGCTTCCGCGCGGACGCGGATGGCGGCGAAATGGGAGAGGCGGTCGGGTTCGGTCATGGCGCAAGGATAGGGCCGCCGCGCCGCGCCGGCAATCCGGCCGAACGTCGCAGGCAGCTTACGGCCCTTCCCGGCCCGCCGCCCATTCCAGCCGCTTGTAGTCGAAGCCGTATTTCAGCGTCGGCTTGACGATCTCGAAATAGGGCGAGAGGTCGAAGTCGCGCGGCGTATAGAGCGAATGATGGCGGATATGCAGGATTTCCTGGCGCGAATAGGTCGAGGTCGCCGCTGCGTGGCCGGGCGCGCGGGTGATGTCCGGCAGGATGGGATAGCGGATCGCCTCGAAAGCCTCGGCGATCAGCGTGGAGCAGATTGCCCGCGTCGGGTCGCCCGAGCCGAAGGCGATCATGCGCCGCCGCCAGCGCACCGGAATGGGCGGCGTCGGCAGGAAGTAGCGCAGCATGTCCGTGATGTTCTTCATGTCGTATTTCAGCCCCAGCCGGGAGACCATGAAGGTGAGGACCGTGTCCCGGTCCTCCGGCGTCAGGCCGATGGGCCGGCAGATGCGCGTGTTGTAGGTGCGGTACTTGGTGAGGGGCACGGCGACGCACCCTTCGCCAAGATTGACCTCGATGAGCTGCGGCCGCTCCGCCGCCGGCAATGCCGCCTGATCGAGCGTCAGGGGCGCCGCCTCGCCGACGAACAGCGCGGCATGGGACCAGGTGGATTGCGTCAGGTATTTGATCGCCGCCGAGACCTTCTGGTTGCCCTCGACGAGCAGGATATCGCCGGGCCGCAGCGTGCGGGCGAGGGTCTCGGGATCGGAGGGCGTGTAGGGTTCGTAGCCGGAGGTCTGGCTTTGCAGCCGGTCGGCGAGAAGGCGGCCGAAACGGTCGAGCAGCGTGTCGCGGCCAGCGGAAAGCGGCTTCAATGCAGCGGTCAAGTCTCGTCCTTCGCTGGTATCCTTTCATGCACTCTAGCCTCAGCCGCGACGTCCTGTCGAGCTTGACGCAATCGGCCGCGCTCCTATATTTAGAATAATTCTAAATTGGATTTCAGCCGATGTTCTCCCGCCTTCTCCGTCCCGGCAAGCGCAGCCTCGAATCCCTCAGCGAACAGGAAGTCCTGGCGCTCGCCATCTCCTCCGAGGAGGACGATGGCCGCATCTACCTCGCCTATGCCGATGCGTTGCGCGGCGCCTATCCTCATTCGGCCCGCGTCTTCGAGGAAATGGCGGAGGAGGAGAGCCATCACCGCCAGATGCTGATCGACCGCCATATCGCCCGTTTCGGCGACCGCATCCCGCTCGTCCGGCGCGAATATGTGCGCGATTTCCCCGAGCGGAAGCCGGATTGGCTGATCGGCAATATGTCGATCGAGAGGATCCGCGAACAGGCCGAGGCGATGGAGGAGGCCGCGCACCGCTTCTATCTCACCGCCGCCGCGCGAACGGGCGACGCCGCCACGCGCAAGCTGCTCGGCGATCTGGCATTGGCGGAGAAGTCGCACGAATCCCTTGCCCGCCGGCTCGGCGAGGAGCACACACCCGTCGATGTGAAGGCGGAGGAGGACGAGACCGCGCGCCGGCAATTCCTCCTGACCTATGTGCAGCCCGGCCTTGCCGGCCTGATGGACGGCTCGGTCTCGACGCTCGCGCCGATCTTCGCCGCCGCCTTCGCCACGCAGGATACCTGGCAGACCTTCCTGGTCGGCCTCTCGGCCTCCGTGGGCGCGGGCATCTCGATGGGCTTCACGGAAGCCGCCCATGACGACGGCAAGCTCTCGGGGCGCGGCTCACCGCTCAAGCGCGGCCTCGCCTCGGGCATCATGACGGCGCTCGGCGGCCTCGGCCACGCGCTGCCTTATCTCATTCCGAACTTCATGCTGGCGACGACCATCGCCGTTGCCGTGGTCTTCGTGGAACTCTGGGCCATCGCCTTCATCCAGAACCGCTACATGGAGACGCCGTTCTTCCGCGCCGTGCTGCAGGTCGTGCTCGGCGGCAGCCTGGTGCTCGCGGCGGGCGTGCTGATCGGCAATGCGTAAGGGGGGACTCTAGCGCCGTGTCGGGCGGTTCATGTCGCGCACCACCCAGCGGAAGAAGACATAGACGCCGACGCCCATGATGGCGACCGGCAGGAGATTGGCAGCAGTATCCATTTCGACCTCAAATGCCCTCCCGGAGCGGGAGTTAAGGTCTTGCTAACCAATTTACAACATGCAGGGCGGTGACGATCCGTTCACAAAAAGGAAAGCGGGGCGTTACCGCCCCGCTTCGATCCTCATCAGGCGCGCAGCGTTGCGCCCGTGGTCTTCACCACATTGCCGACGATCTTGCCCGTCAGTGCCTCGAAGTCCTCGTCCGTCAGCGTCTTGTCGACCGGCTGGATGACGACCTCGATGGCCACGGACTTCCTGCCCTCGCCCACCGATGCGCCCTCGAACACGTCGAAGACATTGACGGCCGTGATCAGCTTGCGGTCGGCCCCGCTCGCCGCGCGCACGATGGCGCCGGCTTCCACGCTCTTGTCGACCACGAAGGCGAAGTCGCGCTTCACCGCCTGGAAGGGCGAGAGGTCGAGCGCCGGCTTGGTGCGGGTCGCCTTCTTCTTCGGCTCCGGCATGGCGTCGACGAAGATTTCGAAGCCGCACAGCGCGCCGGAGACGTCGAGCGCACCGAGCGCCTTCGGATGGAATTCGCCGAAGGTGCCGAGAACGATCTTCGGACCCATCTTGATCGTGCCGGAGCGGCCCGGATGGTACCAGGAGGGTGCGCCCGGCTCGATCTGCACATTGCCCATCGGCAGGCCGCAGGCCTCAATCACGGCGAGCGCATCGGCCTTGGCGTCATAGACGTCGACCGGCTTGCCGCCGCCCTTGGCCGCATTCGACCAGAGGCGGCCGGAACCCGAAAGCGTAGCCGTGCCGCGGCGAACGCCGCCGGCAACGCGGCGCTGTCCCTCGGGCCGGTCGTTCTCATAGGTGCCGGAGACTTCGAAGATCGCGACGTCGCCATAGCCCTTGTCGGCATTGCGCTGGGCGGCTGCGAGCAGGCCCGGCAGCAGCGAGGGGCGCATGTCGGACATGTCGGCGGCAATCGGGTTGGAGAGCGCCAGTGAGGCCCCGCCGCCGCCGAACAGCTCGGCATGCGCCTTCGGGATGAAGGACCAGGTGACGGCTTCCATCATGCCGCGCGAGGCGAGCGCACGCCGGGCAAGGCGCGAGCGGATCTGCAGCGTGGTGAGGATGCGGCCATTGACCGAGCCGTGGCTTTCCAGCGGCGCGGGCTTGATATTGTCGACGCCGTGGATGCGCATAACCTCTTCCACGAGGTCCGCCTTGCCGTCCACATCGGGACGCCAGGAGGGAACGGCGACGGAGACGCGCTCGCCCGAACCCGTGACCGTGAAGCCGAGGCGGGTCAGGATGTTCGTGCTCTCTGCTTCGGACACATCCACACCCGTCAGGCGGCGGACTTCCGAGAACGGGAAATCGACGATCTTGGCGTCGAAACCCTTATAGCCGACGACGTCGGTCTTCGCCGGCACGCCGCCGCAAAGTTCCAGCACCAGTTCCGTCGCGCGTTCGAGGCCCGGCACCATATATTCCGGGTCCACGCCGCGCTCGAAGCGGTAGCGCGCATCGGTGATGATGCCGTGCGAGCGGCCGGTCTTGGCCACGTTCATCGGGTCCCAGAGCGCCGATTCGATCAGCACGTCGACGGTGTTCTCGTCGCAGCCCGAATGTTCGCCGCCCATGATGCCGCCGATGGATTCGATGCCGTTGTCGTCGGCGATGACGACGTTGGACGGGTTCAGCGTATATTCGCGCGTATCGAGCGCCAGCACCTTCTCACCCACGGCCGCGCGGCGCACGACGAGATCGCCCTTCACCTTGGCCGCGTCGAAGACGTGCAGCGGGCGACCCTGGTCGAAGGTCATGTAGTTGGTGATGTCGACGAGCGCGTTGATCGGGCGAAGGCCGATGGCCAGCAGCCGCTGCTGCATCCAGCGCGGGCTGGGACCGTTCTTCACGCCGCGCACGAGGCGGAGCGCGAAGCCCGGGCAGAGATGATCGTCGCCATCAAGCGCCAGCTTCACCTTGACCGGCGTCTCGCCCTCCACCTTGAAGGAAGGGACCTTCGGGGTCTTGAGCGTGCCGAGACCGGAGGCGGCGAGATCGCGGGCGATGCCGAAGATGCTCGTGCAGTCCGGGCGGTTCGGTGTCAGGTTGATCTCGATGACCGGGTCGTCGATGCCGGCATAGGCGGCATAGCTCGCGCCGACCGGCGCATCCGCCGGTAGGTCGATGATGCCGTCATGGTTGTCGGAGATTTCCAGTTCCTTCTCCGAGCACATCATGCCGCGGCTCTCGACGCCGCGGATGGTGCCGACGGCGAGCGTCACGTCGATGCCGGGCACATAGGTGCCGGGCGCGGCAAACGCGCCGACAAGGCCGGCGCGCGCATTCGGCGCGCCGCAGACGACCTGGATCGGGTCGCCCTTGCCGGTATCGACCATCAGCACGCGCAGCTTGTCGGCATTCGGATGCTGTTCGGCGGAAACCACCTTGGCGATGACGAAGGGCCTGAAGGCCGCCTTGTCGTCGACGTCCTCCACTTCAAGGCCGATCGCCGTCAGCTTCGCGCAGATTTCCTCCAGCGAGGCGTCGGTGTCGAGATGATCCTTCAGCCAGGAGAGCGTGAATTTCATTGTCTTTCTCCTTGGATGCCGGTTACGCGCTGAGGCCGCCGAACAGGGTCGGCATGTCGAGCGGGCGGAAGCCGTAATGGCTCAGCCAGCGGACGTCGGCGTTGAAGAAATCGCGCAGGTCCGGCATGCCGTATTTCAGCATGGCGATGCGGTCGAGGCCCATGCCCCAGGCAAAGCCCTGGTACTCGTCCGGGTCGAGGCCGCCGGCGCGCAGCACGTTCGGATGAACCATGCCGCAGCCGAGGATTTCCATCCAGTCCGTGCCCTCGCCGAACTTGACGATGGGACCCGACGAGCGGTCGCACTGGATGTCGACCTCGAAGGACGGCTCGGTGAAGGGGAAGAAGGACGGGCGGAAGCGCATGGTGACGCTGTCGACCTCGAAGAAGGCCTTGCAGAATTCTTCCAGCACCCAGCGCATGTTGGCGACATTCGCGGTCTTGTCGACCACGAGGCCTTCCACCTGGTGGAACATCGGCGAATGGGTCGCGTCACTGTCCTGCCGGTAGGTCTTGCCGGGGATGATGATGCGGATCGGCGGCTTCTGCGCTTCCATGGTGCGCACCTGCACGGGCGAAGTGTGCGTGCGCAGCACCTTGCGCTCGCCGTTCTCGTCCGCGGGGAAGAAGAACGTGTCGTGCATCTCGCGGGCTGGGTGGCCCTCGGGGAAGTTCAGCGCGGTGAAATTGTAGTAGTCCGTCTCGACGTCCGGGCCTTCGGCAATCGAGAAGCCCATGTCGCCGAAGATCGCGGTGATCTCGTCAACGATCTGGCTGATCGGATGGATGCGGCCGCGCTCGGCCGGCGAGGAGCGGACCGGCAGGCTGATATCCACCGTCTCGGCCGCAAGACGGGCCTCGATAGCGGCGTCGCGCAGCGCGCTCTTGCGCTCGCCGATAGCGTCGGTCACGCGGGTCTTCATGGCGTTGATCGCCGCGCCGCGCGTCTGGCGCTCTTCCGGCGACATGGTGCCGAGCGTCTTCAGGAGTTCCGAGACGGAGCCTTTCTTGCCGAGCGCACCGACGCGCACGGCTTCGATCGCCGCCTCGTCGGAGGCCGCGGCAACGTCGGAAAGGAGCTGCTTTTCCAGTGTGTCGAGTTCAGTCATCTTTACCTGCTTTGCTTGCGTCGGCCGGGCGGGGAGGCAGAAGAACCCCCTGGAGATAGCGGGTTGCGGCGAGGAAGCGTCGCAGATCACTACCCATGTGCACGCGCCCGATCAATCGGGTTGGCGACAAAAACTTGCCGAGGAACCGGAGCATTTCCGTCAGTTCCGCCTCGGCGGCGGGCGGCGCATTGGTGCGCCAGGCGGCATAGGCTTTCTCCGCCGTCGCTTCGCCGAGACGGGCGCGGTCGGTAAGCTGGAGGAAGAGCAGCCACAGGTCGCGCGCCTGGGCGGTCGCGAGCGGCATGGCCGCCTCCGGCTCCTCCTCGAAATCCATGAAGCCGATGCTCCGTTCGCCGGCCACGAAGAAGTCGCGCGGATGCGGGCGCCCGTGGCAAAGGCCCTTGCCGTGCAGCGCGCCGAGATGGGCGGCGCAGGCGACGAGCAGGGCGTCATGGGCGGCGGGATCGATGTCGCGCAGCGCGTCGAGGCGCGCGGTCACGGTCGGCGCGACGTCGGAAAGCACGAGTGCGGAACCGGAGGAATAGAGCACCTTCGGAACGGGCACGCCATGGGCGGCGAAGGTCTCGATGCGGCGGATTTCCCGCGCGATCATGCCCTTGCCGTCGAGATAGGGCGAGGGACGCAGGAACGGCTGGCCAAACAGGCGGGCAAGCGACGTCTGCGCCTTCGTCCAAATCGGCGGGCGCTCCGTGCCATAGCGCTTGATCCAGACGGCGCCGAAGGACAGTTCCACGCGCTCGACCCGGCGGGTCTCGCGCGTCAGCGCGGCCAGAAGCCGCTCGACGTCGCCGTCGGTCATGTCGGGGATCGCGTTGAGGTCGGTCAGCATGCCGTCCATGGTTCTGGGCCCGAAATCCAAACAAAAACCCGCACCGGTTCCCCGGCGCGGGTTTCACAACGAAGCGAAGATTTGTTGTGAGCGCCGGTTAGTTGACGGCGGTCTCAAACTCGTTCTTCGTGCCGGCGTCCTTGAGGTATTCCAGAGCCTTCTTGGCGGCTGCGACGAGCGCGCCGAAAGCTGCGGTCTCATGGATCGCCATGTCCGAAAGCACCTTGCGGTCAACTTCGATGCCAGCCTTGTTCAGGCCGTCGATGAAGCGGCCGTAGGTCAGGCCGTGCTCGCGGACGGCAGCGTTGATGCGCTGGATCCAGAGAGCGCGGAAGTTGCGCTTGTTGACCTTGCGGTCGCGGTAGGCGAACTGCTTGGAACGATCAACCGCAGCCTTGGCGGCGCGGATGGTGTTCTTGCGGCGGCCGTAGAAACCCTTGGCTGCCTTCAGCGTCTTCTTGTGCTTGGCGTGGGAAGTAACGCCGCGTTTTACACGTGCCATGTCATGATCTCCTTAACGTATCAGATGCGCGATGAGTCTTAGAGACCGTTCGGCAGGTAGTTCTTGATGACCTTCTTGCCATCGGGCTCGGCCAGCACCATGGTGCCGCGGGCGTCGCGAATGAACTTGTTGGTACGCTTGATCATGCCGTGGCGCTTGCCGGCAGCGGCAGCGACGACCTTGCCGGTCGCGGTGATCTTGAACCGCTTCTTGGCAGACGACTTCGTCTTCATCTTGGGCATTTTGCTACTCCATTCTTCTTGAATTCGAGAGGCACTGACGAAGGCGCCCCTCCAGCGTAAAGAACGGCCACGGCATGCCCTGCCGGACCGTTCGGACGGCGGCTTGTAACCGATGTCCCTGCAAAGCGCAACCGGATTCCTCGCAAAGCGCGGATTCCGGCCGGAAATGGAAAAGCCGCCCCGAGGGACGGCTTGATCCGTTCAGTGCATGGCACCAGCGATGGGGCTCACTTGGGAGCGAGCACCATCATCATCTGGCGGCCTTCGAGCTTCGGCTCGGCTTCGACCTTGGCAATGGCCAGGGTGTCTTCCTTGACCTGCAGGAGAAGCTTCATGCCGAGTTCCTGGTGGGCCATTTCGCGGCCGCGGAACTTCAGCGTCACCTTGACCTTGTCGCCTTCGTCGAAGAAGCGGTTCATGGCCTTCATCTTCACCTCATAGTCATGGGTGTCGATGTTCGGGCGCATCTTGATTTCCTTGATCTCGACGATCTTCTGCTTCTTGCGCGCTTCGGCCGCCTTCTTCTGGTTGGCGTATTTCAGCTTGCCAAGGTCAAGGATCTTGCAGACAGGCGGTTCGGAGTTCGGCGAGATCTCCACGAGATCGAGGCCGGCTTCTTCAGCCATGCGAAGGGCCTGATCTGTCGGAACGATGCCGTGGTTGGTGCCTTCGGCATCGATGAGCTGGACGCGGGGAATCCGGATTTCCCTGTTGGAACGCGGGCCGTCTTTGACGGGGGCTTCCGCTTTGAAAGGTCTGCGAATGGTCGTGGTCTCCTCGACTGTTTCGACGGGTATGAATCTGTGCGACGATCGGGCCGTTTCGCCCGAAATGCGGCGTTTGTCGGCAATGTGTTGATCGCGCTTGGGAAGTCAATAGCATGCCGCGCGGAAAAAATCACCACCTGTCCTTGCGAGAGCGAATCTGGTCTAGCTCTCGGCAAAAGGCCGGTTGGCGGGCGGTTTTCCGCCGGGGGCGCACAAAGAGGAGATAGGTATGACGATGGCGAACGGCAATGGCGTGGCGGCGGATTTCATCACGGTCGGCGAGGGGAATGACGCGCGGCGCATCGCCGTCGCGCTCCAGCCGCCCGCCGCCGGCAACACGCTCGCCCATTTCGTCTGGCTCGGCGGCTACCGCTCCGACATGTCCGGCACCAAGGCCATCGAGCTTGCCGCCCTTGCCGCCCGCCTCGGCACCGGCTGCGTGCGCTTCGACTATTCCGGCCACGGCATCTCGGGCGGCGCCTTCGTCGATGGCACGATCTCGCGCTGGCTGGAAGAGTCGCTCGCCGTGATCGATCATGCCGCCAGCACTCTCGGTTCGAGCCGTATCGTCCTCGTCGGCTCGTCCATGGGCGGCTGGATCGCGCTGCGCGCCGTGGCCGAACTTGCCGGCAGGAGCGGCATCGACATCGCCGGCCTCGTTCTCATCGCCCCCGCGCCGGATTTCACCTCCGAGCTGATCGAGCCGAACCTGACGGAGACCGAGCGCGCGGCGCTTGCCGAGCGCGGCCAGTTCGAGGAACCGACGCCCTACGGTCCCGACCCGAACATCTACACGCTGAAGCTCATTGAGGACGGAAGAGCGAACCGCGTGCTGACGGGTGCCATCGAGACCGGCTGCCCCGTGCATATCCTGCAGGGTATGGCCGATCCCGACGTGCCCTATGCCCATGCCGTGCGCCTGATGGAGCACCTTTCCGGCGACGACGTGGTGCTGACCCTGATCCGCGACGGCGACCATCGTCTCTCGCGTCCGCAGGACATCGCGAAAATCCTCGAGGCGGCGGAGACCCTCGCCCGCGGAACCTGAGGCGCGGGCGCACCCGTCCAGCCGCATTTTAACCATAATCCAGCTTCGCCAATTCTGATGATTGACGAACGGTCCTTCTCACCGTTAACTCTTTGTTAACGATTAGGGGACGTTCCATGGCACGAATGATTGGTGCGAAGGCTGGGATTGCGGCAATTCTCGCGGTTCTCGTTTCTTCTTCCTCGGCTTTCACCGCACCGGCATCGGCGCTGTCCATGAAGGTGGGCGGCGTTACCTCGCAGCCGATCGGCCATTACGAATTCTGCCAGAGCCACAAGTCCGAATGCCGCGCCGGCGTGCGCACCGCGCCCGCCAAGGTCACGGATTTCGGCTGGTCCATCGTGCGCGAGATCAATGCCAGCGTGAACCGCGACATCACCCCGATGACCGACAAGGAACTGCACGGCGTCGACGAAATCTGGTCCTACCCGGACGGCGCGGGCGACTGCGAGGACTTCGTGCTCCTCAAGCGCAGGATGCTGATGGAAAAGGGCTTTGCCGCCGGCGATCTCCTGATCACCGTCGTGCGCAAGCCCGATGGCGAAGGCCATGCCGTCCTGACCCTGCGCACCGCCCAGGGCGACTACATCCTCGACAACCTCAACAACGAGGTGAAGCTGTGGACCGAGACGCCCTACCGCTACCTCAAGCGCCAGGCGTCGTTCCACGCCGGCCGCTGGGTCTCGATCGAAAACGGCGACGCCGTCATGGTTTCGTCGGTCGGCCAGTAAGCCGCCATCAATCCAGATGCAAAAAGGCCGCGGAGCGATCCGCGGCCTTTTTCGTCTGTCATCGGGGAACGGACCCTTATTCGTCGCCCATCTTGAGCGCCGCGATGAAGGCTTCCTGCGGAATTTCCACCTTGCCGAACTGGCGCATGCGCTTCTTGCCGGCCTTCTGCTTGTCGAGCAGCTTGCGCTTGCGGGTGGCGTCGCCGCCGTAGCACTTGGCGGTCACGTCCTTGCGCAGCGCCGAGATGGTTTCGCGGGCGATCACGTTGCCGCCGATGGCGGCCTGGATCGGGATCTTGAACATGTGCTTCGGGATCAGCTCCTTGAGCTTCTCGCACATGTCGCGGCCGCGCTTTTCCGCGGCCATGCGGTGGACCATCATGGAGAGCGCGTCGACCGGCTCGCCGTTGACGAGGATCGACATCTTCACCAGATGGCCTTCCTTGTGGTCGGTGATCTGGTAGTCGAAGGAGGCGTAGCCCTTGGAGATCGACTTCAGGCGGTCGTAGAAGTCGAAGACGACTTCGTTGAGC
Protein-coding sequences here:
- the pheT gene encoding phenylalanine--tRNA ligase subunit beta, with the translated sequence MKFTLSWLKDHLDTDASLEEICAKLTAIGLEVEDVDDKAAFRPFVIAKVVSAEQHPNADKLRVLMVDTGKGDPIQVVCGAPNARAGLVGAFAAPGTYVPGIDVTLAVGTIRGVESRGMMCSEKELEISDNHDGIIDLPADAPVGASYAAYAGIDDPVIEINLTPNRPDCTSIFGIARDLAASGLGTLKTPKVPSFKVEGETPVKVKLALDGDDHLCPGFALRLVRGVKNGPSPRWMQQRLLAIGLRPINALVDITNYMTFDQGRPLHVFDAAKVKGDLVVRRAAVGEKVLALDTREYTLNPSNVVIADDNGIESIGGIMGGEHSGCDENTVDVLIESALWDPMNVAKTGRSHGIITDARYRFERGVDPEYMVPGLERATELVLELCGGVPAKTDVVGYKGFDAKIVDFPFSEVRRLTGVDVSEAESTNILTRLGFTVTGSGERVSVAVPSWRPDVDGKADLVEEVMRIHGVDNIKPAPLESHGSVNGRILTTLQIRSRLARRALASRGMMEAVTWSFIPKAHAELFGGGGASLALSNPIAADMSDMRPSLLPGLLAAAQRNADKGYGDVAIFEVSGTYENDRPEGQRRVAGGVRRGTATLSGSGRLWSNAAKGGGKPVDVYDAKADALAVIEACGLPMGNVQIEPGAPSWYHPGRSGTIKMGPKIVLGTFGEFHPKALGALDVSGALCGFEIFVDAMPEPKKKATRTKPALDLSPFQAVKRDFAFVVDKSVEAGAIVRAASGADRKLITAVNVFDVFEGASVGEGRKSVAIEVVIQPVDKTLTDEDFEALTGKIVGNVVKTTGATLRA
- a CDS encoding group III truncated hemoglobin, whose protein sequence is MTEPDRLSHFAAIRVRAEAEMHAIGITADFIPLLVETFYGRVRAHPELGPVFDGRLQGRWPEHMETMKRFWSAVAFKDGGYGGKPVMAHQGVQGISPPLFETWLGLFSATLDDIAPSPEAKAWFMATAERIAKSLVLSLFYNPADDDPMKNRA
- the mbfA gene encoding iron exporter MbfA, translating into MFSRLLRPGKRSLESLSEQEVLALAISSEEDDGRIYLAYADALRGAYPHSARVFEEMAEEESHHRQMLIDRHIARFGDRIPLVRREYVRDFPERKPDWLIGNMSIERIREQAEAMEEAAHRFYLTAAARTGDAATRKLLGDLALAEKSHESLARRLGEEHTPVDVKAEEDETARRQFLLTYVQPGLAGLMDGSVSTLAPIFAAAFATQDTWQTFLVGLSASVGAGISMGFTEAAHDDGKLSGRGSPLKRGLASGIMTALGGLGHALPYLIPNFMLATTIAVAVVFVELWAIAFIQNRYMETPFFRAVLQVVLGGSLVLAAGVLIGNA
- a CDS encoding lipopolysaccharide kinase InaA family protein, with product MDGMLTDLNAIPDMTDGDVERLLAALTRETRRVERVELSFGAVWIKRYGTERPPIWTKAQTSLARLFGQPFLRPSPYLDGKGMIAREIRRIETFAAHGVPVPKVLYSSGSALVLSDVAPTVTARLDALRDIDPAAHDALLVACAAHLGALHGKGLCHGRPHPRDFFVAGERSIGFMDFEEEPEAAMPLATAQARDLWLLFLQLTDRARLGEATAEKAYAAWRTNAPPAAEAELTEMLRFLGKFLSPTRLIGRVHMGSDLRRFLAATRYLQGVLLPPRPADASKAGKDD
- the pheS gene encoding phenylalanine--tRNA ligase subunit alpha, producing MTELDTLEKQLLSDVAAASDEAAIEAVRVGALGKKGSVSELLKTLGTMSPEERQTRGAAINAMKTRVTDAIGERKSALRDAAIEARLAAETVDISLPVRSSPAERGRIHPISQIVDEITAIFGDMGFSIAEGPDVETDYYNFTALNFPEGHPAREMHDTFFFPADENGERKVLRTHTSPVQVRTMEAQKPPIRIIIPGKTYRQDSDATHSPMFHQVEGLVVDKTANVANMRWVLEEFCKAFFEVDSVTMRFRPSFFPFTEPSFEVDIQCDRSSGPIVKFGEGTDWMEILGCGMVHPNVLRAGGLDPDEYQGFAWGMGLDRIAMLKYGMPDLRDFFNADVRWLSHYGFRPLDMPTLFGGLSA
- a CDS encoding C40 family peptidase produces the protein MTAALKPLSAGRDTLLDRFGRLLADRLQSQTSGYEPYTPSDPETLARTLRPGDILLVEGNQKVSAAIKYLTQSTWSHAALFVGEAAPLTLDQAALPAAERPQLIEVNLGEGCVAVPLTKYRTYNTRICRPIGLTPEDRDTVLTFMVSRLGLKYDMKNITDMLRYFLPTPPIPVRWRRRMIAFGSGDPTRAICSTLIAEAFEAIRYPILPDITRAPGHAAATSTYSRQEILHIRHHSLYTPRDFDLSPYFEIVKPTLKYGFDYKRLEWAAGREGP
- a CDS encoding EamA family transporter, which codes for MAEQQVLSQQNNAGLASGVLLCFASMSCIQFGAAFSATAIDAYGPSTTTFLRLVMAAAVLALIVRPPMRSYSREQWKSALQLGATMAAMTLFFFAAIDRIPLGLAVAIEFLGPLAVATFSLGGGWRLVWPLAAFAGVALLSHDGKGWIGDPVGVLFACGSGVGWGAYIVLMKKAGKAFRGLEGLSMSLIVAAVVAIPFGLPRAHEAMNPEGLAMMLGLALLVPLLPYALEMTALRRMPMSAFGILMSLEPALGALAGFLVLSQPMTPLQMLGTALVVAASAGVTTSGKGDG
- a CDS encoding OmpA family protein yields the protein MYKKAVIVALAATYLSACTTTDPYTGEQKVSNTAGGAAIGAGVGAVAGLLIGNNPVQRRNAALIGAGVGALAGGAVGNYMDRQEAELRAQLQGTGISVTRDGDRIILNMPSNVTFATGDDRVSPDFYPTLDSVAIVLRKFDRTLIDVDGHTDSVGNAAFNQDLSERRANSVANHLASRGIDQRRMSTMGYGLERPIASNATESGRAQNRRVEIAISPLRQ